DNA sequence from the Methanococcus maripaludis genome:
CGCGGTGAAGAAGTTTTAATTCCTGATCCCGGTTTTGTGTCCTACAAAGGGCTGACTGAACTTTGTGAAGGGAAAATGGTTCCAATTGATCTGGACGATAAATTTAGGATTGATTTGGAATCTGTAAAAAACAGTATTTCTGAAAAAACAAAATGCATTGTTTTAAATTCGCCGTCAAACCCGACCGGAAGTGTGATGACGAAAGAAGAGATTAAAGGAATCTGTGAAATTGCAGAAGAAAAAAATATCTGCGTAATTTCTGATGAAATATACGAAAAGATAATTTATGGAAAAAAACACTATTCTGCAATGGAATTTACTGAAAACTGTATATTAATTAATGGTTTTTCAAAAGCTTACTCAATGACTGGCTGGAGAGTCGGATACTTGGCAGTAAATGAAAATTTTGATAAAAAATACCAGATACTCGAAAACATGATGAAAATCCACCAGTACGGTTTTGCATGTGCAACATCATTCGCACAGTTTGGTGCAGTTGAAGCACTTAATGGGGACCAAGTTTGCGTTTCAGAAATGGTGGCAGAATTTGAAAGAAGAAGAGATTTAATTTATTCAGGAATGAAAGAGATATTTAGCGTTCAAAAGCCAGAAGGGGCATTTTATATATTCCCTGACGTTAGCGAATATGGTAACGGAATGGATGTAGCAAAAAAACTCATTCAAAACGGAATTTTATGCGTTCCAGGTTCAGCCTTTGGTAAAAATGGCGAAAACAGCGTAAGATTCTCATACGCTACAAAATATGAAGACATAAAACGAGCATTAGAAATTATGAAAAACGTTCTTCTTTAATTGAGATGATACAATGATAATCAAGATAAAAACAAAGGTAAAACCAACCGAAGATGAAAATAAGGTTTTAAAAGCAGTAACAAACATATTTGCTGACGCAGAAATGGAAATTTCTGAAAATATCTATACTGGGGTTTCAAAAGATATTTCAAGATTTAAGGAACTTCTTAGAAGTCAGGCAATTTTGGATGCTGCAAGAAACGTTCTTGAAAGAAATATTGTTGGAAATGCAACGAAATTTCATATAAACAAACAGGCAGCGTATTCAGGAATTTTAAACTTTGATAAGGATGTTCACGGCGGAATAAAGCTTGAATTTGTTTCTGAAGAAGATGAAGATATAATGAAATTGATTAAAGACATTGCGCCAAGAACAAGGGATGGCATCATAATTAACGAAGATGAAGAAGCAATAGAAAAGAAAAATGAATAATCTTTAAATTTTTTAAATTAATTATTTTTTAGTTAAACTTATATTTTTTTAAATCATAAATTTATACTTACATTATTACATTTGGTGAGAATCGTGATGAGATACGTAGCATACAAAATACACCCGCAGGAATTTGCAGAAAACGAAATTTTTGAAAAAT
Encoded proteins:
- a CDS encoding RNA-binding domain-containing protein, which gives rise to MIIKIKTKVKPTEDENKVLKAVTNIFADAEMEISENIYTGVSKDISRFKELLRSQAILDAARNVLERNIVGNATKFHINKQAAYSGILNFDKDVHGGIKLEFVSEEDEDIMKLIKDIAPRTRDGIIINEDEEAIEKKNE
- a CDS encoding pyridoxal phosphate-dependent aminotransferase, which encodes MIAERCLRTEQSEIRKIFNMATENSINLGIGEPDFDTPKHIVEAAKLALDAGKTHYVPNAGIPELTSAISEKLKKDNNLDVSQKNIVTTCGASEALMLSLFTLVNRGEEVLIPDPGFVSYKGLTELCEGKMVPIDLDDKFRIDLESVKNSISEKTKCIVLNSPSNPTGSVMTKEEIKGICEIAEEKNICVISDEIYEKIIYGKKHYSAMEFTENCILINGFSKAYSMTGWRVGYLAVNENFDKKYQILENMMKIHQYGFACATSFAQFGAVEALNGDQVCVSEMVAEFERRRDLIYSGMKEIFSVQKPEGAFYIFPDVSEYGNGMDVAKKLIQNGILCVPGSAFGKNGENSVRFSYATKYEDIKRALEIMKNVLL